A stretch of the Cryptosporangium phraense genome encodes the following:
- a CDS encoding GMC family oxidoreductase: MPEFDYIIVGAGTAGCVLAARLSENPANEVLLVEAGRPTGPPAIRTWYLWPTLAGSAIDWCHWTEPQPGLADTRLLLSQGKILGGSSTTNGTMHVRGRPADYDAWASFARGWDHATLLPYFRRSETAVGNPGLRGTDGPMQVEKLPLRTDLGDALHQAALDAGYPSTDDLNGAQPDGVGWNEHNVVAGVRQSAADAYLGPARGRTNLTVLTDATVRWLQFAYRQCTGVLVQTADGPQTFTARIEVVVAAGAIGSPHLLMASGIGPADHLRERGVSVLVDAPQVGGNLFDHVLSGVVYQSTGPQQEPQTFVVRPPSSDVLMVAATVPNHSPALAGPINGYTIAVGLMRPLSRGTVRLATADPTQRPLVNPRYLSEKDDIDRLVRGLEMAREIGGQPALDDWRKEEVLPGPDVRTYDDRLRYLQRSATPFFHPAGTCRLGDDPLSVVDGELRLRGVDGVRVVDASVMPAPICANTNATVLAIAERAADLIDPTRF; this comes from the coding sequence ATGCCCGAATTCGACTACATCATCGTCGGCGCCGGCACCGCCGGGTGCGTACTGGCCGCCCGCCTCTCGGAGAACCCCGCCAACGAAGTCCTGCTCGTCGAGGCCGGTAGACCCACCGGCCCACCGGCCATCAGAACCTGGTATCTCTGGCCCACGCTGGCCGGCTCGGCGATCGACTGGTGCCATTGGACCGAACCCCAGCCCGGCCTGGCCGACACCAGACTCCTGCTCTCGCAGGGCAAGATCCTCGGCGGCTCCAGCACCACCAACGGCACGATGCACGTCCGCGGCCGCCCGGCCGACTATGACGCCTGGGCCTCGTTCGCCCGCGGCTGGGACCACGCCACCCTGCTCCCGTACTTCCGCCGCAGCGAGACCGCGGTCGGAAACCCGGGACTGCGCGGCACGGACGGACCGATGCAGGTCGAGAAGCTCCCGCTGCGCACCGACCTCGGCGACGCCCTCCACCAGGCCGCGCTCGACGCCGGCTATCCGTCCACCGACGACCTCAACGGCGCCCAGCCCGACGGCGTCGGCTGGAACGAGCACAACGTCGTGGCCGGCGTCCGGCAGAGCGCCGCCGACGCCTACCTCGGTCCGGCCCGCGGCCGGACGAACCTGACGGTCCTGACCGACGCGACGGTCCGCTGGCTCCAGTTCGCCTACCGCCAGTGCACCGGCGTCCTGGTCCAGACGGCCGACGGCCCGCAGACCTTCACCGCGCGGATCGAGGTCGTGGTGGCCGCCGGAGCGATCGGCTCCCCGCACCTGCTGATGGCGTCGGGCATCGGTCCGGCCGACCACCTCCGCGAGCGCGGCGTCTCCGTTCTGGTGGACGCTCCGCAGGTCGGCGGCAATCTCTTCGACCACGTGCTGTCGGGCGTGGTCTACCAGAGCACGGGCCCGCAGCAGGAGCCCCAGACGTTCGTGGTCCGGCCGCCCAGCAGCGACGTCCTGATGGTCGCCGCCACGGTCCCGAACCACTCACCGGCGCTGGCCGGACCGATCAACGGCTACACGATCGCGGTCGGCCTGATGCGACCGCTCAGCCGGGGCACGGTCCGCCTCGCCACCGCCGATCCGACCCAGCGTCCGCTGGTCAACCCGCGGTACCTGAGCGAGAAGGACGACATCGACCGGCTGGTGCGTGGCCTGGAGATGGCCCGCGAGATCGGGGGCCAGCCCGCGCTCGACGACTGGCGCAAGGAGGAGGTGCTCCCCGGCCCCGACGTCCGGACCTACGACGACCGCCTCCGCTACCTGCAGCGCTCGGCGACCCCGTTCTTCCATCCCGCGGGGACCTGCCGTCTGGGCGACGATCCGCTCTCGGTGGTCGACGGCGAATTGCGGCTCCGGGGCGTCGACGGCGTGCGGGTCGTCGACGCGTCGGTCATGCCCGCTCCGATCTGCGCGAACACGAACGCCACGGTCCTGGCGATCGCCGAACGGGCCGCCGATCTCATCGACCCGACCCGCTTTTAA
- a CDS encoding sigma-70 family RNA polymerase sigma factor translates to MDLSSVGRMSIPSTQIDALHAAHASDLLRYLLKLNRGDRQTAEDMLQETMLRAWQHSDRLPEHENNQRRWLFAVARRLFIDSVRARQVRPTETPVLDLEQLGRAEDTTDAAVVNDAMRHAFRRLSPAHRSVLVDLHMRGLSAEELAARLCVPVGTVKSRAHYALRALRDGLAAVD, encoded by the coding sequence GTGGACCTTTCTAGCGTCGGCCGCATGTCCATCCCTAGTACGCAGATCGACGCATTACATGCGGCGCACGCGAGTGACCTCCTGCGTTATCTGCTCAAGCTGAATCGCGGCGACCGGCAGACCGCGGAGGACATGCTGCAGGAGACGATGCTCCGGGCCTGGCAGCATTCGGACCGCCTACCGGAACACGAGAACAATCAACGCCGCTGGCTGTTTGCCGTGGCGAGGCGGCTGTTCATCGACTCGGTGCGGGCCCGGCAGGTCCGTCCTACCGAGACGCCGGTCCTCGACCTGGAACAACTCGGCCGGGCCGAGGACACGACGGATGCGGCCGTGGTCAACGACGCGATGCGGCACGCGTTTCGTCGGCTGTCACCGGCTCACCGGAGCGTTCTCGTCGATCTCCACATGCGCGGGTTGTCGGCCGAGGAGTTGGCCGCGCGGCTCTGCGTGCCGGTCGGAACGGTGAAGTCTCGTGCTCACTATGCGTTACGGGCACTGCGTGACGGCCTTGCGGCCGTCGATTGA
- a CDS encoding AfsR/SARP family transcriptional regulator, with the protein MVTLSNVPADSRPDVYFTVLGPVRLFRDGRELAVGPGQEQAVLAMLLARAGHPISVGTLIDAVWSNDPPASAMNVIQRSVGRIRRLLEPDLPHRASGQWLLRSGNSYRLVLDEAESDLLRFRALVRRARETTHPVRATVLRTEALALWDGPCAADIESSVEASTGFRAIDAERSQVAIQAAEVAAAFTGADPSYELLRVLRAAVAGDPLNELLHAAVSRCLTAAGHRAEALGLIQQLRQRLADDLGIGPGPALRQAYLDVLRSDDLPMQVPATVRPAMVPAELTTFSGRTAEIEHIDAAVADRPDAAIVVVHGMGGVGKTTLAVRWARGNAHRFPDGELFVDLRGFGPEGRPIPPAEAMVPLLIALGVPAAEVSPNADERFALYRSILDRKRVLLIVDNARDEEHVRPLLPPGRGSLTLVTSRSRLTGLVTAQGAVPVALGVLPAEDARAILRRRLRARLSPDDRVALDEIVVHCDGLPLALSVVAARPLKTPSFSARRIADQLHATAARLSVVDGRNVGLRATLRWSYDALSRPAQRAVRLAAVHRGFEGSLQLTASVCGLPLDEAQRITDELIDVRFLEQPSPGRYQAHDLVGLFSYEMCLEGETELTRRAARGRLLSCYLFSLLAAAATITGEPGPPAEPEPRVNPLTFDDPATVREWFAVERPQIVLTLDDLGKHPPGSWEADQFDTLAGALARLEAVLASLPVR; encoded by the coding sequence ATGGTTACGCTGAGCAACGTGCCGGCCGATAGCAGACCCGATGTGTACTTCACCGTGCTCGGGCCCGTCCGCCTCTTCCGCGACGGCCGGGAACTGGCCGTCGGCCCCGGCCAGGAACAGGCCGTGCTGGCGATGCTGTTGGCCAGGGCCGGCCACCCGATCTCGGTCGGCACGCTGATCGACGCGGTCTGGAGCAACGACCCGCCGGCCAGCGCGATGAACGTCATCCAGCGGTCGGTCGGCCGGATCCGCCGCCTGCTGGAGCCCGACCTCCCGCACCGGGCGAGCGGACAGTGGCTGCTGAGGTCCGGGAACTCCTACCGGCTGGTGCTCGACGAGGCCGAGTCCGATCTGCTGCGCTTCCGCGCGCTGGTCCGCCGGGCGCGGGAGACCACCCACCCGGTGCGGGCCACCGTGCTGCGCACCGAGGCGCTCGCGCTCTGGGACGGCCCCTGCGCCGCGGACATCGAGAGCTCGGTCGAGGCCTCGACCGGCTTCCGCGCGATCGACGCCGAGCGCTCCCAGGTGGCGATCCAGGCCGCCGAGGTCGCGGCCGCGTTCACCGGGGCCGACCCCTCGTACGAACTGCTCCGCGTCCTGCGGGCCGCCGTCGCCGGCGACCCGTTGAACGAACTGCTGCACGCGGCGGTCTCCCGCTGCCTCACCGCGGCCGGCCACCGCGCCGAGGCGCTCGGCCTGATCCAGCAGTTACGTCAGCGGCTGGCCGACGATCTCGGCATCGGTCCCGGTCCGGCTCTCCGTCAGGCCTATCTGGACGTCCTTCGCTCGGACGATCTTCCGATGCAGGTGCCGGCCACCGTCCGCCCCGCGATGGTGCCGGCCGAACTCACGACGTTCAGCGGCCGCACGGCGGAGATCGAGCACATCGACGCGGCCGTGGCCGACCGTCCGGACGCCGCGATCGTCGTCGTGCACGGCATGGGCGGTGTCGGCAAGACGACGCTCGCGGTGCGCTGGGCGCGCGGGAACGCGCACCGGTTCCCCGACGGCGAGCTCTTCGTCGACCTGCGCGGATTCGGGCCGGAGGGCCGGCCGATCCCGCCCGCCGAGGCGATGGTGCCGCTGCTGATCGCGCTGGGCGTGCCGGCGGCCGAGGTGTCGCCGAACGCCGACGAGCGGTTCGCGCTGTACCGGTCCATCCTCGACCGGAAGCGCGTGCTGCTGATCGTCGACAACGCCCGGGACGAGGAGCACGTCCGGCCGTTGCTGCCGCCCGGGCGAGGTTCGCTCACGCTGGTGACCAGCCGCAGCCGGCTGACCGGGCTGGTCACCGCCCAGGGTGCGGTCCCGGTGGCGCTGGGCGTGCTCCCGGCCGAGGACGCCCGCGCGATCCTGCGTCGCCGGCTCCGGGCCCGGCTCAGCCCGGACGACCGGGTGGCGCTCGACGAGATCGTCGTCCACTGCGACGGCCTGCCGCTGGCGCTCAGCGTCGTCGCCGCCCGGCCGCTGAAGACCCCGTCGTTCAGTGCGCGCCGGATCGCCGACCAGCTGCACGCGACCGCGGCCCGGCTCAGCGTCGTCGACGGGCGCAACGTCGGTCTGCGGGCCACCCTGCGGTGGTCGTACGACGCGCTGTCCCGACCGGCCCAGCGGGCCGTCCGGCTCGCCGCCGTGCACCGCGGCTTCGAGGGCTCGTTGCAGCTCACCGCCAGCGTGTGCGGCCTCCCGCTGGACGAGGCCCAGCGCATCACCGACGAGCTGATCGACGTCCGGTTCCTCGAACAGCCGAGCCCGGGCCGCTACCAGGCGCACGACCTGGTCGGGCTGTTCTCGTACGAGATGTGCCTGGAGGGCGAGACCGAACTGACCCGCCGGGCGGCCCGCGGACGCCTGCTCAGCTGCTACCTGTTCAGCCTGCTCGCGGCGGCCGCGACGATCACCGGCGAGCCCGGGCCGCCCGCCGAGCCCGAACCCCGGGTCAACCCCCTGACGTTCGACGATCCGGCGACCGTCCGGGAGTGGTTCGCGGTCGAGCGTCCGCAAATAGTGCTGACGCTGGACGACCTCGGGAAGCACCCACCGGGTTCGTGGGAGGCCGACCAGTTCGACACGCTGGCCGGCGCGCTGGCGCGCCTGGAAGCGGTCCTGGCGTCGCTGCCGGTCAGATGA